A section of the Virgibacillus sp. NKC19-3 genome encodes:
- the hemH gene encoding ferrochelatase, protein MGRKKIGLLVMAYGTPYKEADIERYYTHIRHGRKPDEDALQDLKDRYKAIGGISPLARITEQQAKAIEENLNAKQDEYEFKAYIGLKHIEPFIEDAVEEMAKDGVEQAVSIVLAPHYSTFSVKAYNQRANDEAEKHGVTLTSVESWYNAPGFIDYWAMQIDRVYRQIPADEKEKAVLVVSAHSLPEKILQDGDPYPKQLAETARLIVEKTAIKNYEIGWQSEGNTPDPWLGPDVQDLTRDLYEQKGYRSFIYAPVGFIADHLEVLYDNDYECKVVCDELGANYYRPEMPNVHPQFIDTLADVVLKKATSDA, encoded by the coding sequence ATGGGAAGAAAAAAAATAGGATTATTAGTAATGGCGTATGGAACGCCATATAAGGAAGCGGATATTGAACGTTATTATACACATATCCGTCATGGCAGAAAACCTGATGAAGATGCATTGCAGGATTTGAAAGATCGCTATAAAGCAATAGGTGGTATCTCACCATTAGCCAGAATTACCGAACAACAGGCAAAAGCAATCGAAGAAAATCTTAATGCCAAACAGGATGAATACGAATTTAAAGCATACATTGGTCTAAAGCATATTGAACCCTTCATTGAAGATGCAGTAGAAGAAATGGCGAAAGATGGAGTTGAGCAAGCTGTTTCGATTGTATTAGCACCGCATTATTCTACATTCAGTGTAAAGGCGTATAATCAACGTGCGAATGACGAAGCTGAAAAACATGGTGTCACACTCACTTCTGTGGAGAGCTGGTATAATGCACCAGGATTTATTGACTATTGGGCAATGCAAATTGATCGGGTTTATCGGCAAATCCCTGCAGATGAGAAGGAAAAAGCTGTATTAGTTGTTTCTGCACATAGTTTACCGGAGAAAATCTTGCAAGATGGAGATCCATATCCCAAACAGCTGGCTGAAACTGCGAGATTAATTGTTGAAAAAACCGCTATTAAAAATTATGAAATCGGATGGCAAAGCGAAGGTAACACGCCTGATCCATGGCTTGGACCGGATGTGCAGGACTTAACGCGTGATCTTTACGAACAAAAAGGATATCGCTCATTTATTTATGCTCCTGTTGGCTTTATTGCAGATCATTTGGAAGTTTTATATGATAATGATTATGAATGTAAAGTTGTCTGTGATGAATTGGGGGCAAATTATTATCGACCTGAAATGCCAAATGTACAT
- the hemE gene encoding uroporphyrinogen decarboxylase, giving the protein MGKSINNTLIKAYKGETVDYTPAWFMRQAGRSQPEYRELKQKYSLFEITHQPELCAYVTRLPVENYGVDGAILYKDIMSPLPALGVDVEIKSGIGPVIHNPITEYQDVEKLGMINPRSDVPYVLDTIKLLTEEQLDVPLIGFSGAPFTLASYMIEGGSSKDYRKTKAFMYRHTDAWFALMDKLADMTITYVEAQVEAGAKAIQVFDSWVGALNAADYRVFIKPVMTRIFSELQKLDVPLILFGVGARHLLLEWNDLPVDVIGLDWRTTITEAREMGVTKTLQGNLDPALLLTNWETIEKRTKVILDDSMKDGNHIFNLGHGVTPDVHPETLKKLTKLIHTYSKR; this is encoded by the coding sequence ATGGGTAAAAGCATAAACAACACACTGATTAAGGCGTACAAGGGGGAAACCGTCGATTATACGCCTGCATGGTTCATGCGTCAGGCTGGAAGATCACAGCCGGAGTATCGCGAACTAAAACAAAAATATTCCTTATTTGAAATCACACATCAGCCTGAACTGTGCGCATATGTGACGCGTCTGCCTGTTGAGAATTACGGGGTTGATGGAGCAATTCTTTATAAAGATATTATGTCACCATTGCCTGCACTCGGTGTAGATGTCGAAATCAAGTCAGGAATCGGCCCAGTTATTCATAATCCGATTACCGAATATCAGGATGTTGAAAAACTAGGCATGATTAATCCAAGATCGGATGTTCCCTATGTGCTTGATACGATTAAGCTTTTAACAGAGGAACAGTTGGATGTACCTTTAATTGGTTTCAGCGGTGCTCCCTTTACGCTTGCAAGCTATATGATAGAAGGCGGATCGTCCAAAGATTATAGAAAAACGAAGGCCTTCATGTATCGCCATACGGATGCGTGGTTTGCGTTAATGGATAAACTGGCAGACATGACGATAACGTATGTAGAAGCACAAGTTGAAGCCGGAGCAAAGGCCATTCAGGTTTTTGATTCGTGGGTAGGCGCATTAAATGCCGCTGACTACCGTGTGTTTATAAAACCGGTTATGACAAGAATCTTTTCTGAATTACAGAAGTTGGATGTTCCATTGATCCTATTCGGGGTAGGAGCACGCCATTTATTGCTGGAATGGAACGATTTGCCTGTCGATGTGATCGGCCTGGATTGGCGCACAACGATTACGGAAGCACGTGAAATGGGTGTGACAAAGACTCTCCAAGGTAATTTGGACCCAGCTTTGTTGTTGACAAATTGGGAAACAATCGAGAAACGAACAAAGGTAATTTTGGATGACAGTATGAAAGATGGGAACCATATATTTAACTTAGGGCATGGCGTAACACCGGATGTCCATCCAGAAACATTGAAAAAGTTGACTAAACTAATTCATACGTATTCTAAAAGATAA